The following coding sequences lie in one Deltaproteobacteria bacterium genomic window:
- a CDS encoding FAD-dependent oxidoreductase, with amino-acid sequence MMVIGAGPAGLEVARAAALKGHAVTVYEKNREIGGQINLIRKRPPRQGMAAVISYLKHQLDLLGVPILTGQEVTLALVQHENPDCVIVATGSIPNPKPVPGQYGPPSVLTVREVLEDFYPLGERILFIDENSGHHAAATVELLADRGLQVDMITSDLFVGIELAPLGDLDLSRQRLLQKGVTFTTDVIIDEIRETTVRGRDLYTNQSRIWEGYGTIILDMGNRAEDRLYKELKGKFQELYRIGDCLAPRGIDTAIFEGRKVGQSL; translated from the coding sequence GTGATGGTCATCGGGGCCGGGCCGGCCGGCTTGGAGGTGGCCCGGGCCGCGGCCCTCAAAGGACACGCGGTGACGGTCTATGAAAAAAATCGGGAAATCGGAGGCCAGATCAACCTGATCCGGAAACGACCGCCCCGACAAGGTATGGCTGCGGTCATCTCTTATCTTAAGCATCAGTTGGATCTCCTGGGCGTTCCCATCCTGACCGGCCAGGAAGTCACTTTGGCTCTGGTACAGCACGAAAACCCCGATTGCGTGATTGTCGCTACCGGATCTATACCGAACCCCAAACCGGTCCCGGGTCAATACGGCCCCCCCTCGGTTCTCACCGTCCGGGAGGTCCTGGAGGACTTTTATCCCCTGGGCGAACGGATACTCTTTATTGATGAAAACAGTGGCCATCATGCCGCCGCTACGGTGGAACTTTTAGCTGATCGAGGCCTGCAGGTGGACATGATCACCAGCGACCTTTTTGTGGGCATTGAACTGGCGCCCCTGGGAGATCTCGATCTGAGCCGACAGCGTTTGCTTCAAAAAGGGGTGACCTTTACCACCGATGTCATCATCGACGAAATCCGGGAGACCACGGTGAGAGGCCGGGACCTCTATACCAACCAGTCCCGAATCTGGGAGGGATACGGGACCATCATCCTGGACATGGGCAATAGGGCCGAAGACCGGCTCTATAAAGAGCTTAAGGGCAAATTCCAGGAACTCTATCGCATTGGAGATTGTCTGGCCCCCAGGGGGATTGATACGGCCATTTTTGAAGGAAGGAAAGTAGGTCAAAGCCTATGA
- the mftC gene encoding mycofactocin radical SAM maturase (MftC is a radical SAM/SPASM enzyme that catalyzes the first two steps in biosynthesis of the electron carrier mycofactocin from the terminal Val-Tyr dipeptide of the precursor peptide MftA.), whose translation MARRGLRAPVNVTWEVTLRCNLRCVHCLSGAGQGTDQELSTEECLRVIDQWSALKVFQVNIGGGEPFIREDFLGLLTYAHEKGIVTCVSTNGLLIDRGLAAKLAGLNSFFLQVSLDGATDEVNDSIRGPGTYPKIIEAMDCLASQGVRFSINTVLTRLSFPQLDNLRAMAKEYGGELRVSRFRPSGRGKASKKILGPDKDQLETFAQWLETHDRVRTGDSFFCLLSEARRRKGLDMCGAAKMTCCVSPTGEVYPCAFLQEEAFRAGNVRTRSFKDLWMKAPIFEQFRKLDVAACRTCLRFEACRGGCPAVAYHTYQDISMPDPECLVNLKTEIPQT comes from the coding sequence ATGGCCCGGAGGGGATTGCGGGCCCCGGTGAATGTGACCTGGGAAGTCACCCTGCGCTGCAATCTCCGGTGCGTTCATTGTCTTTCCGGGGCCGGCCAGGGCACTGATCAGGAACTCAGCACCGAGGAGTGCCTACGCGTCATCGATCAATGGTCGGCCCTGAAGGTTTTTCAGGTCAATATCGGAGGCGGTGAACCTTTCATCCGGGAGGATTTCCTGGGACTTTTGACTTATGCCCACGAAAAGGGTATTGTAACCTGTGTGAGTACCAACGGCCTATTAATCGACCGGGGTCTGGCCGCAAAATTAGCCGGGCTCAATAGTTTTTTTCTCCAGGTAAGTCTTGATGGGGCCACAGACGAAGTGAACGATTCTATACGGGGCCCGGGGACCTACCCAAAAATCATCGAAGCCATGGACTGCCTGGCCTCCCAGGGTGTCCGGTTCAGTATCAACACCGTGCTCACCCGGTTGAGTTTTCCGCAACTCGATAACCTCAGGGCCATGGCCAAAGAGTATGGGGGCGAGCTCCGGGTCTCCCGTTTCAGGCCCTCCGGTCGGGGCAAGGCCAGCAAAAAAATTTTAGGACCGGACAAGGATCAACTGGAAACCTTTGCCCAGTGGCTGGAAACCCATGACAGGGTCCGCACCGGAGACTCCTTTTTCTGCCTTCTGTCGGAAGCCCGGCGCCGGAAAGGGCTGGACATGTGCGGGGCGGCCAAGATGACCTGCTGCGTTTCCCCAACCGGAGAAGTGTACCCTTGCGCCTTTTTGCAGGAAGAGGCCTTCAGGGCCGGAAATGTGCGCACCCGATCCTTCAAAGACCTCTGGATGAAGGCCCCGATCTTTGAACAATTCCGAAAGCTGGATGTGGCCGCCTGCCGGACTTGTCTGCGATTCGAAGCCTGCCGTGGCGGATGCCCGGCCGTAGCCTATCATACTTATCAGGATATTTCTATGCCGGATCCGGAATGTTTGGTGAACCTGAAGACCGAAATCCCTCAAACTTAA